A segment of the Gammaproteobacteria bacterium genome:
GATGGCGTAGAAGAGCTGGACCCTGTTTTGAAAAGTTATAAAAATATACGAGAAGCTTATGCTGTCATTGAGCAGATTCGCCATGTTTTATTACAAGGTTACCAGGTATCTGATCTTTCAGTCATTACTCCCTATAAAGCACAGGCAAAATTACTCCAGGATTTAGTTGCTCGCGAGCTTAATATAACTTCGTTAACGATTAATACCATCGATAGTTTTCAAGGGGAAGAAAGCCCTGTGGTATTTGTTTCCATGGTGCGAGCCAATGCCTTAGGTAGAATCGGTTTTGCAAAAGATTTTCGACGCTTAAATGTTGCTATTACACGTCCAAGAGAAGTTTTAAGAATATTGCTTAATGGAACAACATTTAATCCTTTTCATCCAAAAAATGAATTACAAAGCAGCATGTTGGATATTTTTTTAAAATTTAGTGAAATTCCGCTTCCTGGAATGCGGGAAGAATACTTTGATAAGCGTGATCCAAAACCTAAATACGCAGATGATCCTTGGGATGATAGTGAGATTTTTTATAGCACGAATGGTTATCGTTCTAGTTTGCAAGATTATTGTGATAGACGTGGCGCAATTAAAGGGCCTGAGCCGATAAAGCGATTTTCTCAATTCTTGGAACAGTATCAAGAAAGGACTCCCAGCGCTATTGGGAAATTTCCAATTTTCTTTTTACCCACCTTACCTAAAAAAACTCATATCATTCAAGATATCCTAGATCAAGTAAAAATTTGGAAGAATTTATCCTTCTCAGGTCTTCCGGATGATGTATTTGCTCCTTTTTGCTATAGTACGTTGGAAGAAGTTCGCTATACGCATGAAGGTTACGACTATGGCGATCGTGAGACCGAAGAAGGTACATTTTATTGGGATGAGAATGTGGATGAACAAGAAGTAGAAACACGCCCTATTATTTTTGAAAATCATCTCTTTTTTCGATGTGATTTAAGCAATCTAAATTTCCATAACAGCCGGTTTATTAACACCACGTTTTTTCAATGTAAAGTAGAAGGTTGCCAGGTTAATTTGGATCGCATGGATGAGGTATCGAAAGCTTCATTTCTAGCAAATAGAGGAGAACTGGCCGTATCAAGAGAAAGCCTGCCGACCGATCGTTTGGTATTTGATGCGATGCGGCGAGATCTTTATTTGCCGTTTTTTGACAGAAAACCTGCTGACGAGGCTGTGGCTCGGACAAGTAATTTGAGTGCAAAATAAAATACTATATTGCTGTTAAGCTAAAATAGGAGCTCACTTGCGGGTTCTGTCAAATCTCAGTACTAATGCCCCTTTTGCATCAGCAGTGTGAGTTAGCTAAAATGCTTCATTATTACTGCAGGTCTTGCAGTAAACAATATAATGAACGCGCTAGCACAAAATTAAATTTTATTGAGTATCGAACTGAAGTGGTGATGCTCGCGATACATCATTATTTTCTTTATAAATTAAGCTTAGATGATGTAGTTGAGTTGATGGCATTGCGTGGTTTTTCCTTGAGTCATCAAACCGTACATAATTGGGCACAAGAATTTGGTGTGGAATTGGGAATAAAGTATCCATCACAACGCAAAGGAAAAGCAGGTAAGAGATGGCACGTTGACGCCACCTCCTTAAAAATTGAAGGACGCTGGTGTTATCTATACAGAGCGATTGATAAAGAAGGTAATTTAGTCGATGACTATGTTAACCTTTAATCGTGGATACGGTAGGCATGATTAGGTTTGCACCTGGTGTGGCTGCCTTCTGACCAACCCACGCAAAGACGCCAAGAGCCAAAGAATCTCCTTGTTCACAAGATCAGAAGAGGTAAATATATTTCTATCAGTAAATTTAAAGATACAAATCAATGTGTATTTTTATTTACTATCCTTTAAAACCATTCTTTTGACGTCAGATTTTTTGGCATACATAGCACGGATAGCAGTCCTATTCCTGCTGTAAATAAAATATAATATCCAGGCGCAAGCAAATTAAAGTTGTGTATTAGACCCATCACAATAAATGGGCTTAGTCCACCAAAAATTGCCGAGCTTAAATTATAAGAAAAAGCAATGCTGCTGTAACGGATATTCGCAGGACATATTTCGACAACTGTTGTTAGTGTATTGCCTTGATCCATTGCGCTTAATAGTACTGCTATGCCTAATGAGAGAGAAATAAAAAACATTGTAGAAAATTGCAATAAGTAAAAGAGGGGAAATGCTAAAATCATCATGCCGATGGTGGTGAAAAGTAACATATTTTTTCTGCCGAAACGATCTCCTAATATTCCCATGATAGGAACAATGAGCAACATACCAATTAATGTGTATAATTCTATGCTAAAAGCTGTATGCCGAGATAGGCGCAAATATTTTTGTAAATATTCTGGCATGTAGCCAAAAAATACGTAATAAAATCCACTACTCATACAGTTTAAGCCAAATATAATAAACATGCTTTTTTTAGCAGAGCACAAACTCGTTAAAATCGGGTTTTTTGCTAGAGTATGCTGTGCTTTCAGATTTTCATAAACAGGCGTTTCAGTTAATTTAATACGAAAGTATGCAATTGCTGCACCAAACAAGCCAATAATTATAAAAGGGATGCGCCAAGCGCCATCAATGATCATTTTTGCATCAAAGTGGTTCTGTAAGATTAAAATAAGTATGGTGGCGAGAAGAAAGCCAAGATTCGCACCCGTTGCCGCGAAGCTGCCGATAAAACCACGGTGTTTTTTTGGTGCAGATTCAACTAAGTACGTTATAACACCGCTATATTCACCGCCAATAGCGATTCCTTGAATTAAACGTAGAAGTGTAAACAAGATGGGGGCGAGAATCCCAGCGGAGGCGTAGCTAGGTAATAAGCCAATGAGCAATGTGCTCAAGGTGATGAGAAGAATGGAAAAGCGTAGTGGTGTTGCTCGACCATGTGTATCACCAAAATGACCGAAAATAATACCGCCAATTGGGCGGCATAAAAATCCCCCGGCAAACACACCAAATGCAGCTAGTTGAGATAATTGTGCATTATGCGATGGAAAAAAAACTTCACCAATCATCGGGGCAAGAAAAAGAAACAGGCCAAAATCCAGCCACTCTAAAACATTGCCTAGACTGCTGGCTGCGATTTGTTTGTGCTGCATGCTTCATTTACAGTTATATTGGAGTGACGATGATTCTATAGAAGAGAGCATGCTTTGGCAAAATATGTATAAACACAATAATAGGTTGTCTTTGCCAAAATGCAGCAACAAATCCGTGTGCAGTCCTGCATTTATGCTCGTACTTCTCGAGTGCTTGTTTAAGGATATAGCTTTTTGAATAATTCGTGCCCATCGACAAGTTTTTGTGATAGCGCTTGAGTATCATTTAAGTCGTTTTCTGAAATGCATAAATTAATATGATTTATTCCGTCATAATGATGCAAGATGGTATGCCAAGAAAACCTTACAAACAGCGCCTATTGGGTATATTTTTTTGTTTTAACTTGACTATAAGTGGCGACACAAAGACCAAAGAAAAAATCAATAAAATGCCATAAAATATGGGTAGAACAAAATGCGATGCACTGTGAATACATCCTAATATTAATACACTGAATGTTGTCACGCTCATGTTAATAAAACTCATCATTGCAGAAGCATTCGATTTATCAGAAATGTTAGCAGTTGCAATACTTGAAGCATTAGAATAAACAAAGCCAAGCCCAATATAAATGACAACTAACGGCATAAAGAGTGATATTGGTTGAATAATTCCATTTAAGAAAGCGCCTATCATGATAATAATACCAATCAGTATAAAAGTAATCCCTAAAAAAATGGCTTTCATGGCAGATAGCTTATGGCTAAAGTAAGCTGAAAGTTGTGATCCTGCAATGATTCCAGCAGTGGGCAGTAAATTCCAGAGACCATATTGTGTTGGATTTAAACCCATCGTTTGCATGGCAATAAAAGGGGACAAGCTTGCGAACACATAAACAAAAGAAGTGCCACAACCCATGAGCAATGCCGCAAGTGGGAGCTCCATACATCTTAACGTCGCATGGTATTTATTAAAAATCACCGAAAATCTAAGTGCTTGGTGATCAATGACTTTGGTGGTTTCTGTCATTTTTGTGACTAAGAAAAGAAGTAATACACCATATAGTGAAGTAAAATAAAAAGCGGCTGTCCAATTTAATTGTTGTGTCAGGAAACCGCCAATGGCAACGCCTATCGCCGGCGTGATCGCAAATGCAGTCATGAGATGCGCAATGACTTTCTTAGAAGCCTCAGCAGAATATGAATCTGCTACTAAGGTAAAACTCATTTTTAAGCCAACACTCGCGCCCAACGCCATAATAAATCTTGCTAAAACTAATAGCCAAAAAGCATCTGTCGGTTTAGCGATTGCACAAAACAATGAGGCCACAATTTCCAGAGTGATACCACAATAGAGAGCAATCTTCCGTCCAAATCGATTGGCTAATGGCCCATACAATAATTGTCCCAGCGCGTAACCCACTAAAAACAAGGTAACCGTGAGCTGAGCCTGACCTTCTGAAATATGAAAATAGCTCTGAATTTCAGGTAGGGCAGGGGTAAATAATACCGCTGTTACTGAACCAAAAGAGATCAGTAGAAACAGCAGTATAAAAGAAGGTTTAGTCGTCATGTTAATTCACCTATAAATTTTTGGTTGCAATGACTATAGAGGGTTAACTTAATATAAACAAATGACAAATATTCAACTATAATTAACAAAAATTTAATTAAGTACCAAGGGTTATCAATGAATAAATTTGAACTCGCACAGACTTTTCTGACCATTGCTGATAACGGCTCTATCCAAGCCGCAGCTACAAAGCTGAGCCAAAGCGAAGCGGCTGTGAGTAAGAAGTTAAAAAAGCTAGAAGAGTGGCTTGAGGTGCAATTAATCATTCGCAAGCGTACAGGTTTAGTTTTAACTGAAGCTGGTCAGAACTATTATCAAGCCAGTAAAAAAGCTATTGAACAGTTTCTGGAAGCAGAAGCGGGTTTTCGTCAAAAGAAGAACATTCCTCAAGGATTATTGAACGTAGTTTCTAATGAGTATTATTTCCGTCATTTTATTTTGCCACATTTAGCTGGTTATTCCAAAAAATACCCCAAGATAATGCTGAATATTAACATTGCAGAAATATTACCTAATTTTCAGAATAAGCCAGTGGATATTGTTTTTGGTGGGTCAGCCACTGGCACAGATAATATGGTTCGCAAAAAAATCCACGAAACGCGTTATGTTCTGTGTGCTGCTCCTCAATATTTTAAAAAGCATGGAACACCTCGTGCAACAGCAGAACTTCTACAACATCAATTTATAGCTCATGCGTCTAGAAATCCACCTAATATTATTACCTTGGATAATGATGAGCGTATTATTCTAACGCCGGCATTGATGATGAACAATACTTCAATGATAATTGAAGCGTGCTTGAAAAACTTGGGGTTCATTTGGACGCATGAAAATTTAGTTGAGGCTCATTTGAAAAATAAAACATTAGTACGATTTCTTGATAAATTTACCCAAAAGACATGGAGCGTTTACGCGTACTATGAATACCAATCCTTTATCAATCCATCTATTAAAGTTTTTATGGATTATTTTTGTTCTCAAGAAATGTTATTATTGCAGCGTTGAATATTTTGGGAGATTCTTCAGCAACAAAATGTCCACTATTCTCAACGATAATGCTTTGTAGTGAAAGCGTTTCATCCGCGAGTGCTTTTGATAATTTATCACCTGTACTATGTGCGCCAGTGATGACCAAAACAGGCATTGCTAATTTTTCACCTTTGAAAGTTTCGACGAAAGCAGCATCCTCTTTGAGCGCGCGATAATAATTAAATCCCGCGGTCATGCCGCCAGGCGTAGAATAATATTTTACATATTCATCTATGGTTTCTTCACTAATGGCGTCTTTTTTATAAGACATGAGTTTTATCATTGCGCTAATATATTCTTTTTCACGACCTTTCGTGAGCATTTCTGGAAAGTCTTTCGCCATATGAAATCCATAATGCCAAGACCCACCATGTAAGGCATCTGCATTTTCTGTACCTGGAATAAAGCAATCGACTAACACCAGTTTTGATACCATTTTCGGATACAGATGCGCCATGACATAAGCGGCTTTTCCACCCATATCATGGCCAATAATAATGGCGCGTTTCTCACCTAAGTATTCAACAAGCGCTTCAATATCGGTTGCAATTGTTTTTTTATCGTAACCATTTGGAGTATGTTCAGATTGACCCAGTCCACGCAGGTCAGGTGCAACGACGTGATAATGTTTTGATAATGCTGCGATGGTGTTTCGCCATGAATAGGATGTTTCAGGCCAACCGTGTAATAAAATGACTAACGGGCCTGTGCCGGCTTCAATGTAATGCAGTCTAACGCCGTTGACGGTTGCAAAGTGGCTATTTGTTTCGGTGGATAAAGTGTTTGAATTAGAGCTTGATTGAATAGAGTTAGCTGAGTAAGTAGGCGAAATGAAACACATGATTAGTGTCATCATGCAGGCTGAAAAAAACTTAAAAATAGGCATAAGAATCCTTTAAAATGTTAAACTAAATTTTTACAGCAATCCCACGAATACTAGGTCTTACAATCGGTGGAACGCCCCGCATACTTTAGCATCCTGCATGAATTTATCGTAATATTTTGCCATTAACCATTGAAACATTTATGATGCTCGTCAAAGTCAGGAGTTGGCATTTTAATGTGAGTTGATATCATTATCTAGGTAAAAAGTGGAATTATGAACATATTAAAACGTATTCTTATTGGAATCACCAGCGGCATTGGCACTTATAGAAGTGCTGAATTAGTGCGTCTATTACGAGAAGCTGACTTTGAAGTAAAAATCGTGATGACTTCTGCAGCCAAACAATTTATTACGCTGCTTACATTATAGGCTATTTCTGGGTCTCGTGTTTATGATTTTTTATGGAAATCCTCCTCAGAGAATGGCATGGATCACATCGAACTTGCCATATGCAAAGCAGAAAAAAATTAAGAAAAACCTGGATATGATTATTGCAAATCCTGCCTATGAAGGTATTTTTTTATGTGGGTGTGAAAACCACCGGCGTATTCTGTCGGCCGACTTGCCCAGCGAGAAAACCAAAATTTGA
Coding sequences within it:
- a CDS encoding LysR family transcriptional regulator → MNKFELAQTFLTIADNGSIQAAATKLSQSEAAVSKKLKKLEEWLEVQLIIRKRTGLVLTEAGQNYYQASKKAIEQFLEAEAGFRQKKNIPQGLLNVVSNEYYFRHFILPHLAGYSKKYPKIMLNINIAEILPNFQNKPVDIVFGGSATGTDNMVRKKIHETRYVLCAAPQYFKKHGTPRATAELLQHQFIAHASRNPPNIITLDNDERIILTPALMMNNTSMIIEACLKNLGFIWTHENLVEAHLKNKTLVRFLDKFTQKTWSVYAYYEYQSFINPSIKVFMDYFCSQEMLLLQR
- a CDS encoding MFS transporter, giving the protein MQHKQIAASSLGNVLEWLDFGLFLFLAPMIGEVFFPSHNAQLSQLAAFGVFAGGFLCRPIGGIIFGHFGDTHGRATPLRFSILLITLSTLLIGLLPSYASAGILAPILFTLLRLIQGIAIGGEYSGVITYLVESAPKKHRGFIGSFAATGANLGFLLATILILILQNHFDAKMIIDGAWRIPFIIIGLFGAAIAYFRIKLTETPVYENLKAQHTLAKNPILTSLCSAKKSMFIIFGLNCMSSGFYYVFFGYMPEYLQKYLRLSRHTAFSIELYTLIGMLLIVPIMGILGDRFGRKNMLLFTTIGMMILAFPLFYLLQFSTMFFISLSLGIAVLLSAMDQGNTLTTVVEICPANIRYSSIAFSYNLSSAIFGGLSPFIVMGLIHNFNLLAPGYYILFTAGIGLLSVLCMPKNLTSKEWF
- a CDS encoding MFS transporter; translation: MTTKPSFILLFLLISFGSVTAVLFTPALPEIQSYFHISEGQAQLTVTLFLVGYALGQLLYGPLANRFGRKIALYCGITLEIVASLFCAIAKPTDAFWLLVLARFIMALGASVGLKMSFTLVADSYSAEASKKVIAHLMTAFAITPAIGVAIGGFLTQQLNWTAAFYFTSLYGVLLLFLVTKMTETTKVIDHQALRFSVIFNKYHATLRCMELPLAALLMGCGTSFVYVFASLSPFIAMQTMGLNPTQYGLWNLLPTAGIIAGSQLSAYFSHKLSAMKAIFLGITFILIGIIIMIGAFLNGIIQPISLFMPLVVIYIGLGFVYSNASSIATANISDKSNASAMMSFINMSVTTFSVLILGCIHSASHFVLPIFYGILLIFSLVFVSPLIVKLKQKNIPNRRCL
- a CDS encoding IS6 family transposase, whose translation is MLHYYCRSCSKQYNERASTKLNFIEYRTEVVMLAIHHYFLYKLSLDDVVELMALRGFSLSHQTVHNWAQEFGVELGIKYPSQRKGKAGKRWHVDATSLKIEGRWCYLYRAIDKEGNLVDDYVNL
- a CDS encoding alpha/beta hydrolase — translated: MPIFKFFSACMMTLIMCFISPTYSANSIQSSSNSNTLSTETNSHFATVNGVRLHYIEAGTGPLVILLHGWPETSYSWRNTIAALSKHYHVVAPDLRGLGQSEHTPNGYDKKTIATDIEALVEYLGEKRAIIIGHDMGGKAAYVMAHLYPKMVSKLVLVDCFIPGTENADALHGGSWHYGFHMAKDFPEMLTKGREKEYISAMIKLMSYKKDAISEETIDEYVKYYSTPGGMTAGFNYYRALKEDAAFVETFKGEKLAMPVLVITGAHSTGDKLSKALADETLSLQSIIVENSGHFVAEESPKIFNAAIITFLENKNNP